Part of the Osmia bicornis bicornis chromosome 7, iOsmBic2.1, whole genome shotgun sequence genome, CTAACAATAATTAGCCAAGTCTTCATCTTGACGTTGTTTAACAATTAACGAACAACACTACTACAGAATGAGCTAGTTTATCGACGACTAAATCTTATTCTCGATGGCTTCCAATATTTATACAATAATTGCATAGCCGAGCAAAAAATGTATCACGTGTTATACAAAGTTATTAGATTTTATTGCAACACAACGGATTTAATTATTGCATGTAATCTTCCCTTTTTTTGCTATCCAGCATCCAGTTAACCTTGACTTTAAATCGTATACttaaattaaaggaaaaatataattcataAAAACTTAATAATGGATTGCTAATATCGTTTGACTTAAGTAGGTAATCAGTAGTTATTAGAGTGTCATTTCAGGAATGATTGAATGAACTTCGGCTTTATTGCTGTTTAAGAATGATCGAATTAatttaagtgtacatttttaACATGTACCTTTTcaagtttattaaaaaattaattagtttaaGCTCTTGTTAATTTTGGTTCAAGCagaaacgaagagaaaagTAGACAGAATGATTGAATAACCACAGTTTTCCggtcattatttttattcaaatctCTGCTGTAattatgttctttttttatagACGTTATAAGTTACAGTAATTGCTATGcagtaaaaaaaagttgttttttattatgcagctaaatttttgtattacttaatattcacgtggattttttttataagtttGCATCACGATTGATCCAGGACTCGttgaagggttaaaataatGTATTCGTGATTTGAAcgtcaaattttcatttaatcgcTACTTTTATGAATCTTTACAGTcgtacaataattaatatttatttaaaagtatTCTTCCTTGTAATTTGAATAATGGATTCCTCGATCAGGCAGGGGTTTTCAGGTCTATACAGCGTACAAATGTGTACGCGAGCTCGCATTCGTCAGTATTTTCTTTCACTGAAACAGTTGCAAATTCATTAGCAAAAACGATACGatacatttaatttcctaTTTCTTTGATTTGATTGATTTTTACCTTCCTCGAAACATGCTTTCGCTACCTCCACGTGTGCGGTTATTTTGTCCGGATCCTCGCCATTTATCTTCGTCATGATTTCTCGGAATTTGTCTTCTTGAATTTCATTGTCGACCACCTGAAAAAAGTATCAACATTATTTGAAATTGCCAAATTCTAATAGTAGGGGTGTAGACAGTTTTACAGACAcagaaaattggaaattttcatttaattttcactCACAACTCCTGTCTGTTTCATCATGCAAGCCTTCATGCAACCAAATCTAGTTCTATCTTCGCCTTCCAATTCGTTGTCGTCAAACTTTGACAGTTCCTCTGAAACGAAAAACGATTAGTTGAAAAACTTACTTAAGAAAAATATGGGATTCGTTGTTAAATAAACTGTAATTTAATTCACCTGGcataattttgttttcttgGGCACAAGGTTTAACGAATTCCTCTAGAACTTTTATTATATCCTCATTGGCACGAATCACATCCTAGAATTcacatttattttctaataatatCGATGGAGTATGTTCTAAAATAGTATGTTATAAATTAtccaatattataaattaattctcaagtctataaatacataaaatcGAAAGAGGGTAGTTTGGCACTCTGTGTAATGTCACCGATGACTGTGGCGTCGCGACGCCCTAAATGTAGtataatggaataattaaaaaaggaaaagaatgaTTTCTCTATCTTACCGTGACAAAAAGGAGGCAACTGATCACCAACAAGTACTTCATATTGATTATCCTTTCGAAACAATGTAAAACCTCGAACTGACTGACGCCTGTCGACGCCTGGAAAACATATTTATAGAGGACCAGTGTGAATACGCGTAGAGTCAAGGTAAGGTGTTAGATTTCATTACGAAATAGCAGGAAGAGAAATAATTGCCCGATTCACACTGGTTTATATAACGAGCTTTTGATTTTAATCGGGAAGAGAACGACCAATTTCAGGCGTTGCATCCCGcgaaaaatgattatttttaattatccaatcgttacgaagaagaaaaattaataatgttcTTCGTGGAAATACCTAGAATTGCATTTTGTTTTGAGTTGATAACCATTATTGAAGTAACTCGATTCGTTCTTGATGTTTGCATACAAAGAATCCATCGTGGGAAGATTTTTCTTTGGATCGAAAAATAGAAGGATCGAAGTCCAATTATCGTGTTGATTGATCAAATCTCATTCAATTAGTCATTTCTGTTTATAAGTTAGAATGCAATGTTTGCGAGcagtttgaatatttttatttttatattacttgAACAAAAATggattttgttaattataacACTGATATAATAttgcttgcattttttattttaactgcatgatatcttaaaaaaaaaataatcattttgcACTTATTaggatattaaataaattggtacaattaatatattgagcaaaaataatttattattctcttatgaattttataaagtaCATCAGTTATATTCATACAGGGTCAACAATTATTGTGGTACTTAAATTACAAGaaggaaatttttaaacaacttacatctatttaataattttaatacaaatcCATTTTGCTTACGAACAATCGATCTCCATTTGCTACTTCAACTAAtactaatattaatattacactgtacaattaatattttcatgaatgattaaaatgtttaaaatacaCTTTCATCGATGAAAGTTTACACATTTATTattctaattgaattttttcattattcaaaGATGATCCTCTAATTTAAATATACGTCATCGAAGTGCTCATTCTCAATTAATTAACCCCTTAATTTACTATTGACGGTTGTCCCGCGGTTCTTATTTCTCATTAAACCCTTCTACATTGCGGTTTATTTCTGGAGTTCCTGCAAACCGCGTTTCGGCGATCAGGACGACGATGACGAAGATGATAACGCGTCGATGATCGaacatttcttttccttctctGATGATACCGTGAATTACTTGCTGAATCATTGTTCAGGGCGCCATGTACATCTGCAACAGattaacattaattaatttttctaaaaatcagAAATTCTTGCTTGATGAGTCGaacgaaaatttttaatcttcTGCAATGTTTCGAcaaataacagaaaaataatgatctctgaaaaaaatattaaatttggaaGATCGAAAAGGATTAGGAACCGTGTTGTGAAATTACTGCACCGAAAGCATCATTTGCCGTGTAATGGTATTTAAAAATCACCTCCGAGTCCGTTTCGAACATGCATTTGGCAAATTGCCACGCGACTTCGCATCCATCCGTGGCCGTCACTGGAAccaaattataattatgaattgTTGTATCGTGGATTGCAGATTTAACTGTGGTTTGTAATAATTACAAACCTTGGGGTTGGCACACTTCAATTATGTGGTCCACTCGCGGGACGTACTCCTCCAGCAATAGGAGACGAGAATTTTTAGCGAAGAATTCCCAATTTATCATGTCGTTTTTCATCTGAAAACCCACTTACTATTATAACGTGATAGAGAGAACTTTggcaaatattttgcaatttttccaTAATCAATTTACCGATAGAATTCTAAAAATATAGCTACTCACCGATTTTGTCGAAGTCATGATGCATTTCAGATAACACATTAATCGCTCGTCCTTTGGAAACTCACCCGTGTGCTGGCCGTCCAAAAGTTCTAACGCGTAAacgatttataaaattatttaaataaacataaaTTTGTCGTTGCAAACTTCGCTTTACCTTTCGGTGCATCAGTCTTCTTGCTGCACACTTTCCTCAGGTTTTTAACCGTCTTCCTTGCTTCTTCGATAGTCATCTTTTTCTGTATGCGCAAAAATACACTACATTAGCTGATTAAAattcacatttttatttgactcgaatttaaaatttagttAATGAATTTGCAATTGATAAAGAACCAGTAAAATATAAGAAATGAAACGATCAACTCACGCTTTCCGTGTGCTTGATCGCCGTTAGGACGATCATCAACGCGATCAGCAGTATAGCACCGTACCCTTTCATCCTTTCCACACTTTTTATTGCTAAAAATTTTTTCGGAACTCCGTCACGATATTGTTCTTTCTTCGAAAGAAGGACGGAGTTTGACCGTGCCACTCGAAATCTATCGCCCTCGATGGATCAGGCACCGCAGTTTTATAACTTGCTAAGCAGTAGGAGAAGGAACAATTTTTCTGTCTTTGGTGACACGCCTAATAATTAATCCGTGTCTGTAACCTCCACTTTCGTGAACAAACGTCGTAAGATCAACAATTGCACCGGAAAGGGAGGAGTGATACCGCCACGTAATCAGTTACGTGGCCTATGTAACGAGTACTCAATAATCGGACCATGGTTGGTACTTTTTATCCATACGTTTCGTCTAGTGAACTATTTCCATGGTTTcggcaatttttcttttttaattgtagTATCAGATACTAGGAGTGGTGCTATTAGTAGTAATACATTAATTAACCCTCagacagcggaccatggagagagccacaattttaatttcatattatttttattttttcaattttacactAAAACTGTAGGTTAATATCCTTGGATATCTTTTGCaagtttgggtcacgattgacccgggctccgctgttcaagggttaataattaatgGCAGATATAAGATAATTAGAATGGTAGTGTTACTAGGGagtgatattaatattagtaATAGTAAGTAAAACAAAAAGTTTTAAACAcgaattgtaataattaatctGTATTGTATACAACTCGAGTGGTTCTAATAAAAAATGTCCCTTCCGATGCAGTAATTTTCCTTCTTCAAGGGAAGAAGAACGTCTCTGGATCCGTTCGATAGATGCATTTCAGGTATTCGAACGTTATGTGACACGGATCGCCCGTAATCTCTGCGCAAAATGTCCAATAAACAAAcaattgtttatattttgatacattaaaattgcataaatattcgtaattcttttatagaaaaataaggctttcataaaaatcatttctgaatgaatattttctgatattttatttttattttaatgtaattacgGTGTGAAGttgtgattgaaattaattaatacttgGAATATTCTACTCACCTAATTCAGAACATTTTCTTACGGTCTCCTTCATTCGAGTTGCCATATCAGCTGGCATCGACATATCTATTTGCTTCATGGTCATATTGAAGTCAATGGCTCCGTTCTTAAACTGTACAAACACGAGTGTATTAGATTCATCAATTAATTGCTCAAATTGTATAGATTTTTCTCTTACACTTCGCATGGTCTTCATAATGCAATGTGTATAACATTTAAGATTCTCGTCCTCTGGGAATTCACCTCGTCTGAGCCCGTCAACCATAgctaaataattattaaaaaaacaaattaattttatgaatcaatgtttaatttaattaggtATTCTTACCTTCGGTCGTGGGGATTTTCTGCAAGCATACGTTCCGCATTCCCTTCGCCATCTTCTCCATTTGTTCAACAGTCAACTGcgatttattaatgaaaacgctttattaaatattaattttagattGATTTTACTTTCATTGTGAATTATTAACTCGTACGGGTCAGTTGTAactttgtttatttaaaaatgacaattttttataaaaaaaaccTACACTTTTCACCGGTTTAAGTGCCACAAACATCAACATCGTTGTCAGAAGTAGTTGTTTCGTGTTCATATTTAAATCTTTCTTTGTAccgaaagaaaaaacaaaagttAATTGAATATCTTCGGATCGAAGATCGATCTACTGGAGGCACATTCAGCTGAGTTTTCCCTTATAAATCCTTCCATCCGAATGTTCGGCATCTTCGAATATCATACACGATCATTTACGAAGCTGATAATTTGATATTCGCGATGGAACACAGTGGTTTTAAATTTGATGACAAGTTCATTAACTTTATGTAACACGATAATTTCATCGTACGACCGGCTTTCAGCCAGATAATTCGACGATATTTAATTATCCGGATGTTTCATTTGTGATTGCATTTAATTTGGATTGGCTTCTGCTCATTGGGAAACTATAATGTAAGTAAATAATTGTCTTAGGTTTGCTAATGAGAAAATCACTTGTCCCAAGTATCTAAAATTTTCCACAttgtaattagaatttttctgcttcttaaaatttttaattgattttttgaGAATTTTCAACTCTGCAGAGACTCATATTTCTAATCCCTCAGCTCTTCTAAGAtctaattttccaaaattttaatgtcaaaattcCCAATTGTTAAATACCTCCATTCTAAGAACGAAAGTATATCAAATACATATGTCTATGACAAAAGCAATTCTATCAAAAAAAAGAGGGATGGCGCCGAGAAGACGTCGAGTGGAGGTCGTTGGGGTTGTTTCGAGCACCGTACGATCAGGTGGAAATTAATCGTAGAGACGAGATCGAGGCAAAGGGggagggaagaaagaaaaaaaaaaatgtaattatcgAACCGACGGAGAGTGGCCCTCGGACTAATGGCCGCGGTACGTTTGGGGGGGATGGTTTCTGGCCAGATGGTCCTGTTTTAAGGGTGTCTCTCGAGATACAAGGGTTCGACATTAACGCGAGTCTTCTGGCGCGAAAGGGTCCAGGAGGGTTGGAATACAAGCGAACAACCAGCACGAACTTGCAGTATAGAGTTGAACTGTGCTAACCACCGACCTACAGGGTGTTTCCTACAGACACTCCCCTTTGTCCACCGGAATCGCGCAATCGTACGGTCCTGGGAAATGCAAACTGTAATGGAATAATTTATCAGTGGCCTGCGTTATGGACGCTGGGGATTTTCTGCGATACGTCACCTTTTGACCGAGAAACAAATTGAGAACTCTTGTACAGTGTTTCAGAGGATGTTTTACAAATTGTCTTTCTGATTTGTGGATTCGTTAGAAGTTAACATATTTtaacttttcttcttcttttcttttaatttgttgATTAAATTACCTCTACTATCAATTTTCTATGaattctaattgtaagattcaTTCggtgtatttttaatttgcaattaGTTCTCTGTTaagtttcttcctttttttatctGGGATCAGAAATATCTGTAAACATCTGGATACACACGACCAATTACGGAGAAAGTTCATGTTATGATATCGTTGTTTGGAAACGAGCACAACGGTGTCCAGATGTGGGTGAAGGAAGGCCGGTATTACGCGATCGGATTCCTTCGATTCGACTCGATGTCATCTTCTGACGAAATTTTCTCATTAAACTTCTGAATATTTTTAGTCCATAAAAAACATGGAACGCCATTATGACATTACAATTTCTTTACccaaatagaattaaaaaatggcaaatttaccatttttattttatttcaacaagCCTGAGTTTAATAAGGGTTAAAAAAAACATGAAATGCAAACAGTATAGAGCAGAATAAGGAAGCATGAGAATAACGTGACCCTTGCGACACCGCCCTAATTAAACAGCTTTAATTAGCCTTAATAACCCAGCTCTCTCATCTTGTGGCGTAACGAACGTCTTGTCGATAAGCCGTTGTTTCGACTGGAATTATAATAATACCTTGCTTGTTACGAGTCTTGGGGGGTAAGTAACGGGGTTGGTGAAgtttgatataaaaaaatagaatcaaatttatttatttctttaattaaaattgcgtTTTTAATTAGAGATACGTTTCAggtgaatttttctttttccattccaaattatttctattctacattcgtaatttaaaatttgtcgTGGTCGAGTTTTCCACCGATTGTAACAGGAAACTGGTAAAAAAAAGTACAATGTTTTCGAGTGTAATCAGTGTCTGTTTCTACGTCTCGTTGGACGTGCGCACGCGTAGGCCTAATCGTATCCGTTTCCTGCGAGTTTCCAACGAGCCATGTCCATTTGACGATAAACAAACTGAAATCGTAACGCTGCTGAAAATAATCTTCGACTTACTTCCGCCTCCTTCTTTTTCTACCCCTCCACCTTCGTCTTTCGCTCTGATTTTTCACGACAACCAACAATCAAACTTTGTATATTTTCTCATTTAACCGACTACAGCCTGGCCTCTTTTCCATCTAACGAAAATTCGACGCTCGAGCCGTGCTTTTTGTCAGAATTATGTAACCGATGCATAAAGTCTGCTGGAAATGTGGAGGAATGTGAGTTTAGGTGTGTGCGTAGAGGTTGTCGGAAATTTGCATTGCAAATTGTTTCGGTTAACTTAGTTATTCCAGGCTTTTGTGACCAAGAGAAAACTGGTTTTCAAACGCTTTGTTATAGagaatataattattcaaaGAATTCTACATAAGTGTGTTAACTGAAAtgtttatttcataaattttttatcttcaGAATTCTAGTATTTCCTctgatgaaaaattaaattgtttcttttaataatttcaattttttatcattctttCTACGTCGTCAATTAACAATTGCCTCAATTAATTTACCGAGATGGAAGAACTCGGATTGCATTATCCTGCGATATCACTGAAATCCTTGCGATATTACGAGCAATCGATGACGCTTAATTCAAACAAAGGGGATAGAACAAAGGCGGCTCTTAATGAAGCCTGACGCTTGGTAATTAGCCAGGGCGGATCGTTTTTTGATTTAATTGCTGGTCGAATGTCGAGCTGTAACCTTATTATCCATACATCGAGGACCTTTTATCTTTCATGAGGGGGTCGATGATAATTTGGGTCGAGGTGTAAATGACAAGTACTTAAAACTAAAAATAgtttaattgattttaatttctgatgttctAATCACCAAATCATATGTAATTGAATAGCACATTAATTATTGTGTTTACTTTCTAATAATAAGTACATTTCATGTTTTTTATCATTACGTTGCATTATGCAAATACGTAGTAACTTATATCAAAGTTCGAGACGTAATTTCATCAAGGATTATGCAACCATAATAAGATCTTCAGGTAATAAGCATTTAAACTAATATGTAGTTATCCAGTGGTCAATGGTAGGATATTCCTTCTCTTACAGTAGTCTTTTGTTTTTCTAATTAGTAAGAATTTTTTactctttccttttcactAATGATAACAAGGATAttctatattaattattaaattgaattattaaattaattactaaattgaaaaatgatgaagGAATGTTCACGTTTTTTTTCTAGACATCCTCTGTATAGATTGTATGCGATGAGccatgatatttttaattttaatctcaaCACAGTCTGAAAATCAATCACCCCCATATTTCCTCTGATTCGTCGAAGGAGAAAAAACAGACACTTCCCCGATTTTATTCATCGTTGAACGAACTCTTCTTCCGTGCAAACGTTCCTCCAAACTGGCTCGTTTATTAATAAACAGCTGGCTGCTTGGCTCGTTCGTTTTTTCAATGAGCATACTTGCGTACGAAACGTACACTCGGTATATTTTAGTTGCATGATTCAGCGACGTCtgctcttttctcttcttttatcCCAGTCTTTCCTTGTATTTTTCATGCCAGGCTATCTGTATTGAATCTCCGGTTCAGGTGACGCGACAAAACTCGCCTCGTCGATGGAGAatctctttctcccttttttttttaataacgttGAAAAAAATCAGCAGTTCGCGAGATATTTCGTATACAAAATTTGAAAtctctttatttattattcttttcgatACATTTTTTACGAGGAACCTTTCGAAGGGCCGATTTAACTTTGCCAGCCCTGCCGGCGAGTAGTGGTGGTGGCGACGAAGAGGTCGATGACGATGATGATGTTAATGCTGCAACCAGTGGTGCTGGAGTCTTTCTCTGGTCGTCGTCCTCTTCCGTGGCGTCCTGCTAAATTTGTCCGGATCAATGTTCTCGTGGTCGTTTCAATCCTCCCGCTTCttctttcaattataaatCAATCAAACATTAGTGCACTTTAATGGctcgaataataaaaaatcatcTAATTCATTtaacataaattatttttcgtttattttattagttgTGATACTCTGCAATGATATTTCCAAGTGCAAAATCAAATTACCAAAACGTAGCACAGGACACACCAGGTGTGTCATATGACATATCCAATGCACTTCATATGACGCATAAGGTGCGTCGTGCAGTTGCATCCAATGCACCTCATATGACGCATAAGGTGCGTCCTGCAGTTGCATCGAATAAACTGCATAAGACGCaccttttgcgtcttctaCTGTACATCAACGATCTTTAAGAAcgtattaaatgaaatttagaCATCATTCATTGAACCAGTGTTTCTTGAACGCGTACAGTCGAGAAGATTACCTGCTACCGTAACAATCGTCGAAAGAGGAACAGCCGAGGCGTGTGTTTATCCAGGCGAGGAATAATGTCGATGGCAAACAAGCCTCTTTGTTTACGTTGTAAACGGGCCTTAGCTGGTACCTGAGTTTTCG contains:
- the LOC114873964 gene encoding uncharacterized protein LOC114873964 isoform X2 — encoded protein: MEHSSRDALHSTADTETLNRSPCPRKLRYQLRPVYNVNKEACLPSTLFLAWINTRLGCSSFDDCYGSRSGRIETTTRTLIRTNLAGRHGRGRRPEKDSSTTGCSINIIIVIDLFVATTTTRRQGWQS
- the LOC114873954 gene encoding uncharacterized protein LOC114873954; translated protein: MNTKQLLLTTMLMFVALKPVKSLTVEQMEKMAKGMRNVCLQKIPTTEAMVDGLRRGEFPEDENLKCYTHCIMKTMRSFKNGAIDFNMTMKQIDMSMPADMATRMKETVRKCSELEITGDPCHITFRVARSNSVLLSKKEQYRDGVPKKFLAIKSVERMKGYGAILLIALMIVLTAIKHTESKKMTIEEARKTVKNLRKVCSKKTDAPKELLDGQHTGEFPKDERLMCYLKCIMTSTKSMKNDMINWEFFAKNSRLLLLEEYVPRVDHIIEVCQPQVTATDGCEVAWQFAKCMFETDSEMYMAP
- the LOC114873715 gene encoding uncharacterized protein LOC114873715, yielding MKYLLVISCLLFVTDVIRANEDIIKVLEEFVKPCAQENKIMPEELSKFDDNELEGEDRTRFGCMKACMMKQTGVVVDNEIQEDKFREIMTKINGEDPDKITAHVEVAKACFEEVKENTDECELAYTFVRCIDLKTPA
- the LOC114873964 gene encoding uncharacterized protein LOC114873964 isoform X1; translation: MEHSSRDALHSTADTETLNRSPCPRKLRYQLRPVYNVNKEACLPSTLFLAWINTRLGCSSFDDCYGSRRSGRIETTTRTLIRTNLAGRHGRGRRPEKDSSTTGCSINIIIVIDLFVATTTTRRQGWQS